One genomic region from Curtobacterium sp. 9128 encodes:
- a CDS encoding serine hydrolase domain-containing protein, protein MTTTAALQERIHSELTRLREQHGVPGASVAIAVGSDVVEAASGVLNTRTGTPVTPSSLFQIQSITKVFTATLVLQLVGDGLVQLDEPVRTYLPEFRTADDAVSAGITVRHLLTHTGGFEGDLWQPTTDGPDALDRFVRDLVRHAPQHSAPGQRWAYCNAGYGTLGRLVEVTRGTTYEQALRRFLLEPLGIEDVAFSASQALAYGTAIPHVHGSDTGELGPSREWALMPPSNPAAGNQLAMSAPGLLALGRLFLAGGVGPTGQQVLSGTSTAMMLRPEVPIRGIGPVPSFQSLGWALLRPGIAEHGGGAPGVATQLAIAEDGSVAAAVVTNADAGGQLARELLDPVFAEFAGIRPTPPPPVPGRTHLVPDATPYLGRYATRQTESEVTRDADGRLWLSEEPVREGAAMYRTAGSSPTVARYELRPIDTEMLGLVADEQLVGSIAFLEPDEHGGFRLLAKARIAERRS, encoded by the coding sequence ATGACCACCACTGCAGCGCTGCAGGAACGCATCCACTCCGAGCTCACCCGGCTCCGCGAGCAGCACGGCGTCCCGGGCGCCTCCGTGGCGATCGCGGTGGGGTCCGACGTCGTCGAAGCGGCCTCCGGCGTGCTGAACACCCGCACGGGGACCCCGGTCACCCCGTCGTCGCTGTTCCAGATCCAGTCCATCACGAAGGTGTTCACCGCGACCCTCGTGCTGCAGCTCGTCGGCGACGGGCTCGTCCAGCTCGACGAACCGGTCCGGACGTACCTGCCGGAGTTCCGCACGGCCGACGATGCGGTCAGCGCCGGGATCACCGTCCGGCACCTCCTGACCCACACCGGCGGCTTCGAGGGCGACCTCTGGCAGCCCACGACCGACGGCCCGGACGCGCTCGACCGCTTCGTCCGCGACCTGGTCCGCCACGCTCCGCAGCACAGTGCGCCGGGGCAGCGGTGGGCCTACTGCAACGCCGGTTACGGCACGCTCGGGCGGCTGGTCGAGGTCACGCGGGGCACGACGTACGAGCAGGCACTCCGGCGGTTCCTGCTCGAGCCGCTCGGCATCGAGGACGTCGCCTTCTCCGCGAGCCAGGCCCTGGCGTACGGGACGGCGATCCCCCACGTCCACGGATCGGACACGGGCGAGCTCGGTCCGTCCCGCGAGTGGGCACTCATGCCGCCGTCGAACCCGGCCGCCGGCAACCAGCTCGCCATGTCCGCGCCGGGACTCCTCGCCCTCGGACGGCTCTTCCTGGCCGGCGGGGTGGGCCCGACCGGGCAGCAGGTGCTCTCGGGGACGTCGACCGCGATGATGCTACGACCCGAGGTACCGATCCGCGGCATCGGCCCCGTGCCGTCGTTCCAGTCGCTGGGCTGGGCCCTGCTCCGGCCGGGCATCGCCGAGCACGGCGGCGGCGCCCCCGGCGTGGCCACCCAGCTGGCCATCGCAGAGGACGGGTCGGTGGCCGCTGCCGTCGTCACGAACGCCGATGCTGGAGGGCAACTCGCGCGCGAGTTGCTGGACCCGGTGTTCGCCGAGTTCGCCGGCATCCGTCCGACCCCGCCTCCGCCCGTCCCGGGGCGGACACACCTGGTCCCCGACGCGACGCCGTACCTCGGTCGCTACGCCACCCGGCAGACCGAGTCCGAGGTCACCCGCGATGCGGATGGGCGGCTCTGGCTCTCCGAGGAACCCGTGCGCGAGGGCGCTGCCATGTACCGCACCGCGGGGTCGTCGCCCACCGTCGCGAGGTACGAGCTCCGCCCGATCGACACCGAGATGCTCGGGCTGGTCGCCGACGAGCAGCTCGTCGGCAGCATCGCGTTCCTCGAGCCCGACGAGCACGGCGGGTTCCGGCTGCTCGCGAAGGCGCGGATCGCCGAGCGACGGTCCTGA
- a CDS encoding SMP-30/gluconolactonase/LRE family protein yields MHTTLDSATDVVTGIRFPEGNRWHDGRLWYSDMHTGEVFSIDPSTETGPRLEATVDGQSSGLGWLADGRLIVSAMESRTVVAVEPDGTTSVFADLSAVESSLVNDLVVDDATGRIYIGAFGYDLYGGEELRPGPLYVVEQDGSVRLAADGLVFPNSANVLPGTRTLVVSETWAHRLTAFDIAHDGSLSGRREWAALPDGVTPDGSTVDAEGAIWVCSVDTGEFLRVLEGGEVTDRIDAPGRCAIDCALGGQDGRTLYLATADSYDPATTARTRAGRISAVRVAVPGQAAGR; encoded by the coding sequence GTGCACACCACGCTCGACTCCGCGACCGACGTCGTCACCGGCATCCGCTTCCCCGAAGGGAACCGCTGGCACGACGGCCGGCTCTGGTACTCGGACATGCACACGGGCGAGGTCTTCTCGATCGACCCCTCCACGGAAACCGGACCACGGCTCGAGGCCACGGTCGACGGCCAGTCGTCGGGCCTCGGGTGGCTCGCCGACGGGCGGCTGATCGTCAGCGCGATGGAATCCCGCACGGTCGTGGCCGTCGAGCCCGACGGGACCACGTCCGTGTTCGCCGACCTGTCGGCGGTCGAGTCGTCGCTCGTCAACGACCTGGTCGTCGACGACGCCACCGGCCGGATCTACATCGGCGCGTTCGGCTACGACCTCTACGGCGGCGAGGAACTGCGCCCGGGGCCCCTGTACGTCGTCGAGCAGGACGGCTCCGTCCGCCTGGCAGCAGACGGCCTCGTCTTCCCGAACAGCGCGAACGTCCTCCCCGGCACGCGGACGTTGGTCGTCAGCGAGACCTGGGCCCACCGCCTGACCGCCTTCGACATCGCACACGACGGGTCGCTGAGCGGCCGGCGCGAATGGGCAGCGCTGCCCGACGGCGTGACCCCCGACGGCAGCACGGTCGACGCCGAGGGGGCGATCTGGGTCTGCTCGGTCGACACCGGTGAGTTCCTCCGCGTCCTCGAGGGCGGCGAGGTCACCGACCGCATCGATGCCCCGGGTCGGTGCGCGATCGACTGCGCCCTCGGCGGTCAGGACGGGCGGACGCTCTACCTCGCGACCGCGGACAGCTACGACCCGGCCACGACGGCGCGGACGCGGGCCGGGCGCATCAGCGCCGTCCGCGTCGCGGTGCCGGGCCAGGCGGCCGGCCGCTGA
- a CDS encoding aminoglycoside phosphotransferase family protein: protein MIDVPEGLTRAMTSREGAAGTAWLAELPAIVSRLLAEWGCELDGAPTHGEVAVVLPVRRGDVPAALKVSFPHPGNRSEPHALRSFAGDGAVRLLDADEDAFALLLERAGPQSLDSVATAEEAIDIAGDLARRLAVPAPAGTPALADTTEGWEAELDQQVAVLPDALPTAVLDRARSTIRALSNESTSTMLHGDLHFGNVLGAERQPWLAIDPKGWRGTAAYDAFTVGAGKREALLDATDPERAFRDRIRRFAAAADVDAGLALACVQARATSSYLYQRLHTGDWFALELLRRVAHLDG from the coding sequence ATGATCGACGTCCCGGAGGGCCTGACCCGTGCGATGACAAGCCGCGAAGGAGCAGCCGGGACGGCCTGGCTCGCCGAGCTGCCGGCCATCGTCTCGCGGCTGCTCGCCGAGTGGGGCTGCGAGCTCGACGGTGCCCCGACCCACGGCGAGGTCGCCGTCGTCCTGCCGGTTCGTCGGGGCGATGTGCCAGCAGCGCTGAAGGTCTCGTTCCCGCACCCGGGCAACCGCAGCGAGCCGCACGCGCTCCGCAGCTTCGCTGGCGACGGCGCGGTCCGGCTCCTCGACGCCGACGAGGACGCCTTCGCGCTGCTCCTGGAACGGGCCGGGCCGCAGTCGCTCGACAGTGTCGCGACGGCCGAGGAGGCAATCGACATCGCGGGCGATCTCGCTCGCCGGCTCGCGGTCCCGGCACCGGCGGGCACGCCGGCGCTCGCCGACACGACCGAGGGTTGGGAGGCCGAGCTCGACCAGCAGGTCGCCGTACTCCCCGACGCCCTGCCGACGGCCGTGCTCGACCGTGCGAGGAGCACCATCCGGGCGCTGTCGAACGAGTCGACGTCCACGATGTTGCACGGCGACCTGCACTTCGGCAACGTGCTGGGCGCGGAGCGGCAGCCGTGGTTGGCGATCGACCCGAAGGGCTGGCGCGGCACGGCTGCGTACGACGCGTTCACCGTCGGCGCGGGCAAGCGGGAGGCGCTGCTGGACGCGACCGACCCGGAGCGTGCGTTCCGCGATCGGATCCGGCGCTTCGCGGCAGCCGCCGACGTCGACGCCGGACTCGCGCTCGCCTGCGTGCAGGCACGGGCGACCAGCTCCTACCTGTACCAGCGGCTCCACACCGGCGACTGGTTCGCCCTCGAGCTCCTCCGCCGCGTCGCGCACCTGGACGGTTGA
- a CDS encoding GNAT family protein: MGIDDVWPLFALEIRTPRLTLRPIRDEDLPALAVAALQGIHDADRMPFGVPWTDAAPEEIPRNLAMYQWSLRQVSPENWSIAFGVHVDGALVGVQDLSARGFADRRTVGSGSWLTTSAQGRGFGTEMRAGLLLFAFDVLGAEWAESSAASWNERSLAVSRSLGYESNGVTRVAPRPGEPVDEVRVRLDRRRFRRPDWRATVHGADAALAQLGIAGPG; this comes from the coding sequence ATGGGGATCGACGACGTCTGGCCGCTGTTCGCACTCGAGATCAGGACGCCGCGGCTCACCCTTCGCCCGATCCGCGACGAGGACCTCCCCGCTCTGGCGGTCGCCGCACTGCAGGGCATCCACGACGCGGACCGCATGCCGTTCGGTGTGCCGTGGACGGATGCTGCCCCCGAGGAGATCCCCCGGAACCTCGCGATGTACCAGTGGAGCCTCCGTCAGGTGTCGCCCGAGAACTGGTCGATCGCGTTCGGGGTCCACGTCGACGGAGCACTCGTCGGCGTGCAGGACCTCAGCGCTCGCGGTTTCGCCGATCGCCGGACCGTCGGCTCCGGCTCGTGGCTGACGACGTCCGCGCAGGGCCGGGGATTCGGAACGGAGATGCGTGCCGGCCTGCTGCTCTTCGCGTTCGACGTGCTCGGTGCGGAGTGGGCGGAATCGAGCGCGGCGTCCTGGAACGAGCGGTCACTGGCGGTCTCCCGCTCGCTCGGCTACGAATCGAACGGTGTGACGCGCGTGGCACCTCGCCCCGGTGAGCCGGTCGACGAGGTGCGTGTCCGGCTCGATCGGCGGCGGTTCCGACGTCCGGACTGGCGGGCCACGGTCCACGGCGCGGATGCCGCTCTCGCACAGCTGGGTATCGCGGGCCCCGGATGA
- a CDS encoding histidine phosphatase family protein: protein MSRIHLLRHAQPDYEAIEARGLDFRSRDTAPLSRAGRQQAHETAAALERLGLSEIVSSPMTRTLQTAAIIALRLRLPLTVDIDLREWESGISATETHAGWQRATQQFRDHHGVPQAGARWEGAEQIRERATAALARLPRDGVAVLVVTHAFVIQALTGVDGRAVGFCEHVPFSDGGRSR from the coding sequence GTGTCCCGAATCCATCTGCTCCGGCACGCGCAGCCGGACTACGAGGCGATCGAGGCACGCGGTCTCGACTTCCGGTCTCGGGACACCGCGCCGTTGTCGCGAGCGGGCCGACAGCAGGCGCACGAAACCGCCGCAGCGCTCGAGCGCCTCGGTCTGTCGGAGATCGTGAGCTCACCGATGACCCGCACGCTCCAGACCGCGGCGATCATCGCGCTGCGGTTACGGCTCCCGCTGACGGTCGACATCGACCTCCGCGAGTGGGAATCGGGCATCTCCGCAACGGAGACCCATGCCGGGTGGCAGCGGGCGACCCAGCAGTTCCGCGACCATCACGGAGTCCCGCAGGCTGGTGCACGCTGGGAGGGGGCCGAGCAGATCCGTGAGCGCGCAACAGCAGCGCTCGCGCGACTCCCCCGGGACGGCGTTGCGGTGCTGGTGGTCACGCACGCCTTCGTCATCCAAGCGCTCACGGGCGTCGATGGCAGGGCCGTCGGATTCTGCGAGCACGTCCCGTTTTCGGACGGCGGGCGGTCGAGGTGA
- a CDS encoding Rid family hydrolase, with protein MNSVVRLIRSEALSDTAEYAYAATAPSGTRFVFLAGACPLEPDGSTAAVGDYAGQAAKCVETMQEALRAAGATIGDVISTRVLVASARQADLVAAWEVVRDAFGTHDVPSTLLGVTVLGYDDQLVEIEAVAAVRDGEPAVG; from the coding sequence GTGAACAGCGTCGTGCGCCTCATCCGCTCCGAAGCACTCAGCGACACGGCGGAGTACGCGTACGCGGCCACGGCACCCAGCGGCACGCGCTTCGTGTTCCTCGCGGGTGCCTGCCCGCTCGAGCCGGACGGTTCGACGGCGGCGGTCGGCGACTACGCCGGGCAGGCCGCGAAGTGCGTCGAGACGATGCAGGAGGCGCTCCGAGCCGCCGGCGCGACCATCGGGGACGTCATCAGCACGCGGGTGCTCGTCGCGTCCGCCCGACAGGCCGACCTCGTCGCCGCATGGGAGGTCGTACGGGACGCGTTCGGAACCCACGACGTCCCGAGCACACTGCTCGGCGTCACCGTCCTCGGCTACGACGACCAGCTCGTCGAGATCGAGGCAGTGGCAGCGGTTCGCGACGGCGAGCCCGCCGTCGGGTGA
- a CDS encoding MerR family transcriptional regulator codes for MNIGELSARSGVSPRSLRYYEELGLLTAERSANGYRNYSEPAVELARTIRTMFEIGFSRDDVRQISPCVTGRHDTVDREAVMDTVERMRDEMTQRIDELVATRASLTDFLATR; via the coding sequence ATGAACATCGGCGAACTCAGCGCCCGCTCCGGCGTCAGCCCCCGGTCCCTCCGCTACTACGAGGAACTGGGGCTGCTCACCGCGGAGCGCTCGGCGAACGGCTACCGGAACTACTCCGAACCGGCGGTCGAGCTCGCCAGGACGATCCGCACCATGTTCGAGATCGGCTTCTCGCGGGACGACGTCCGACAGATCTCACCGTGTGTGACCGGCCGGCACGACACCGTCGACCGGGAAGCCGTGATGGACACCGTGGAGCGGATGCGCGACGAGATGACGCAGCGGATCGACGAACTCGTCGCGACGCGGGCGTCCTTGACGGACTTCCTCGCGACCCGCTGA
- a CDS encoding PHB depolymerase family esterase, whose amino-acid sequence MRKTIDVGGRARTMTIVGATAADRPRDLLLVLHGSRQQGESHRAFTGRMYDGFAADGGAVVAYLDGHRGNWNDARRQSSFPARLDDIDDVGFVRAAIASLVDSHGIDPTRVFAVGYSNGGQMVMRLVHEVPELLAGATVIAATMPAAEDFLAADALAVPMPMLLVHGTSDPIVPFGGGPMKRWAERAFKVGGTALSAPDTAAYFARRNGIAAAPTTARRGTGKVWTEQVDHAEPGHAPVRFLAVHGAGHTVPGPKRGPFVIGRTERSWSMADEIATFFGVRTRAASGSR is encoded by the coding sequence ATGCGGAAGACGATCGACGTCGGTGGACGTGCACGCACGATGACCATCGTCGGGGCCACGGCTGCCGACCGACCACGCGACCTGCTGCTGGTGCTGCACGGGTCGAGGCAGCAGGGCGAGTCCCACCGCGCCTTCACCGGGCGGATGTACGACGGATTCGCAGCCGACGGGGGTGCGGTCGTGGCGTACCTCGACGGACACCGTGGCAACTGGAACGACGCCAGGCGACAGAGCTCGTTCCCGGCCCGACTCGACGACATCGACGACGTGGGTTTCGTCCGGGCAGCGATCGCGTCGCTCGTGGACTCGCACGGCATCGACCCGACGCGCGTCTTCGCCGTCGGCTACTCGAACGGCGGCCAGATGGTCATGCGCCTCGTCCACGAGGTGCCGGAGCTCCTCGCAGGCGCGACCGTCATCGCCGCGACGATGCCGGCGGCGGAGGACTTCCTCGCCGCCGATGCCCTCGCTGTCCCGATGCCGATGCTGCTCGTCCACGGCACGTCTGACCCGATCGTCCCGTTCGGCGGCGGCCCGATGAAGCGCTGGGCCGAACGCGCATTCAAGGTCGGCGGCACGGCGCTCTCGGCGCCGGACACAGCGGCGTACTTCGCCCGGCGCAACGGCATCGCGGCAGCTCCGACGACCGCGCGTCGTGGGACCGGGAAGGTCTGGACGGAACAGGTCGACCACGCCGAGCCCGGACATGCGCCCGTGCGGTTCCTCGCCGTGCACGGTGCCGGGCACACCGTGCCCGGGCCGAAGCGCGGTCCGTTCGTCATCGGCCGGACGGAGCGCAGTTGGTCGATGGCCGACGAGATCGCGACCTTCTTCGGGGTCAGGACGCGCGCTGCGAGCGGGTCCCGCTGA
- a CDS encoding cysteine hydrolase family protein, translating into MTVSSALLVIDLQRGVVVDCFDADAVLDRVARLVDRARAEGVPVVWVQDHDDFSEGSDGWALAEPLVRDADEPLVRKEFRDSFAGTDLAEVLDGLGVQHLVVAGAQSDYCVRTTTQAAAARGFDVTLVSDAHTTTDAEHDGVVITGEQIVAHTNMYFAGLRYPGQRFAAVPHDRVELS; encoded by the coding sequence GTGACCGTCTCCAGCGCTCTGCTCGTCATCGACCTGCAGCGCGGTGTCGTCGTGGACTGCTTCGACGCCGACGCCGTGCTCGACCGCGTCGCTCGGCTCGTCGATCGTGCCCGTGCCGAGGGGGTGCCGGTCGTCTGGGTGCAGGACCACGACGACTTCTCCGAGGGGTCAGACGGCTGGGCGCTGGCGGAACCGCTCGTGCGCGATGCCGACGAGCCGCTCGTGCGGAAGGAGTTCCGGGACTCCTTCGCCGGTACGGACCTGGCCGAGGTGCTCGACGGGCTGGGTGTGCAGCACCTCGTCGTCGCCGGGGCGCAGAGCGACTACTGCGTCCGGACGACCACGCAGGCAGCGGCGGCACGCGGGTTCGACGTCACGCTGGTGTCCGATGCGCACACGACGACGGACGCCGAGCACGACGGAGTCGTCATCACCGGCGAGCAGATCGTCGCGCACACGAACATGTACTTCGCGGGCCTGCGGTACCCCGGTCAGCGGTTCGCCGCCGTGCCGCACGACCGGGTGGAGCTGTCGTGA
- a CDS encoding PLDc N-terminal domain-containing protein: protein MLENLSGLHLLVMALILALDAVALVQVWRDPRRSDVVKVAWTVAVLFLPVIGFVGWAVNWLLGRAADQLNRSGASGS from the coding sequence GTGCTCGAGAACCTGAGTGGACTGCACCTGCTGGTGATGGCGCTGATCCTGGCGCTGGACGCGGTCGCGCTGGTGCAGGTGTGGCGTGATCCGCGCCGGTCGGACGTCGTCAAGGTCGCCTGGACCGTGGCCGTCCTGTTCCTGCCGGTGATCGGTTTCGTCGGCTGGGCGGTGAACTGGCTGCTCGGCCGTGCCGCAGACCAGCTGAACCGGTCCGGTGCGTCGGGGAGCTGA
- a CDS encoding glucose 1-dehydrogenase: protein MLLEGKTIVVTGGNSGIGEQICLAAAAEGANIVIDYVAHPDETDSLIDRIEQAGGHAVGVDADITTSADLHHMVQKAVDSFGALDVLVNNAGIEDRKSLLEETEEGYDKVMAVNMKSAFFGTQAAAKQFIAQGSGGLVLNISSVHEDWPMPGNLAYCVSKGGMRMLARSGGVELGPHGVRIVNIAPGAVDTPINTATTSDPDKLEQLDAAIPLGRPAKPHEIAEVVVFLASGKAAYMTSTTVTIDGGISQGSVGL, encoded by the coding sequence ATGCTGCTCGAGGGCAAGACCATCGTCGTCACCGGCGGGAACAGCGGGATCGGCGAGCAGATCTGCCTCGCCGCCGCTGCCGAAGGCGCGAACATCGTCATCGACTACGTCGCACATCCGGACGAGACGGACTCGCTGATCGACCGGATCGAGCAGGCCGGCGGTCACGCGGTCGGGGTCGACGCGGACATCACGACCTCGGCCGATCTGCACCACATGGTGCAGAAGGCCGTCGACTCGTTCGGGGCCCTCGACGTCCTGGTCAACAACGCGGGCATCGAGGACCGGAAATCCCTGCTCGAGGAGACCGAGGAGGGGTACGACAAGGTGATGGCCGTCAACATGAAGAGCGCGTTCTTCGGGACGCAGGCGGCCGCCAAGCAGTTCATCGCGCAGGGCTCCGGCGGTCTGGTCCTGAACATCTCCAGCGTGCACGAGGACTGGCCGATGCCGGGCAACCTCGCGTACTGCGTGTCGAAGGGCGGGATGCGCATGCTCGCGCGGAGCGGTGGCGTCGAGCTCGGCCCGCACGGTGTCCGGATCGTGAACATCGCGCCCGGTGCGGTGGACACCCCGATCAACACGGCGACGACGTCCGATCCCGACAAGCTCGAGCAGCTCGACGCGGCCATCCCGCTCGGACGACCGGCGAAACCGCACGAGATCGCCGAGGTCGTCGTCTTCCTGGCGTCCGGGAAGGCCGCGTACATGACGAGCACGACGGTGACGATCGACGGCGGCATCTCTCAGGGCAGCGTCGGTCTCTGA
- a CDS encoding ABC-2 transporter permease, translated as MSAAVIRFARFDLVAMARTQPLRVLLPLLFTVVFCVTLPVPGMGIAVGAVVTAVSASIPFQGDERGRLDTLYGIAPIGRTAVVLGRYLSMLVFAVVAVGIGTATTLVMGAVRHQDIGWPLVATMLLGAAACVGISFAVQLPWFFALGFTRGRPMIYIPVGIIAVVGFIVGQTGWFDGIGPADVLTPAPWLAALVLVAVGALFVGSAAVAVRVYRRREL; from the coding sequence ATGAGTGCCGCCGTCATCCGCTTCGCTCGGTTCGACCTCGTCGCGATGGCCCGCACGCAGCCCCTGCGCGTGCTGCTGCCGTTGCTCTTCACCGTCGTGTTCTGCGTCACCCTGCCGGTCCCGGGCATGGGCATCGCCGTGGGGGCCGTCGTCACGGCGGTCTCGGCGTCGATCCCCTTCCAGGGCGACGAGCGCGGCCGGCTCGACACCCTCTACGGCATCGCACCGATCGGCCGCACCGCCGTCGTGCTCGGTCGCTACCTGTCGATGCTGGTGTTCGCGGTCGTCGCGGTGGGCATCGGGACGGCGACGACGCTCGTGATGGGGGCGGTCCGCCACCAGGACATCGGGTGGCCGCTCGTCGCGACGATGCTCCTCGGAGCTGCCGCCTGCGTCGGGATCTCGTTCGCCGTCCAACTGCCGTGGTTCTTCGCACTGGGGTTCACCCGCGGGCGGCCGATGATCTACATCCCGGTCGGCATCATCGCGGTCGTCGGGTTCATCGTCGGGCAGACCGGGTGGTTCGACGGGATCGGCCCCGCGGACGTCCTCACACCGGCACCGTGGCTCGCGGCGCTCGTGCTCGTGGCGGTGGGCGCGCTGTTCGTCGGGTCTGCTGCGGTCGCCGTGCGCGTGTACCGGCGGCGCGAACTCTGA
- a CDS encoding ABC transporter ATP-binding protein: MEPTLTDTAIAVRSLHRRQGTFALHDVDVTVPAGLVTGLVGPNGAGKTTLVKSILGLVGTDSGSVGLFGTGSPQDAAVRERIGVVLDQVSAAPEWKVGAVGRYAGLLYERWDDRRFRDLLDRYDVPAGNRVGGLSRGQTVKLSLAMALAHDPELLVLDEPSSGLDPVARRELADTIREFVLDPGHTVLFSTHITEELDDLADHLVVLAGGTVAYEGAVDELHERFAVVRGAGPFPEVARPSTIGVRHDASGRWEGLIRSDDTAWFGPDVVIDQATTDDVVVHLAEGTRSTRKEITA; this comes from the coding sequence ATGGAACCGACACTGACCGACACCGCGATCGCGGTCCGTTCCCTCCACAGACGACAGGGGACGTTCGCCCTGCACGACGTCGACGTCACGGTCCCGGCCGGGCTCGTGACCGGGCTGGTCGGGCCGAACGGCGCCGGGAAGACGACCCTCGTCAAGAGCATCCTCGGCCTGGTCGGCACGGACTCCGGCTCCGTCGGGCTCTTCGGTACAGGCAGCCCGCAGGACGCCGCGGTCCGCGAGCGGATCGGCGTCGTGCTCGACCAGGTGAGTGCGGCCCCGGAATGGAAGGTGGGCGCTGTCGGCCGCTACGCCGGGCTGCTCTACGAGCGGTGGGACGACCGCCGCTTCCGCGACCTGCTCGACCGGTACGACGTCCCCGCCGGGAACCGGGTCGGCGGACTGTCGCGCGGGCAGACGGTGAAGCTCTCGCTCGCGATGGCGCTCGCGCACGACCCCGAGCTGCTCGTGCTCGACGAGCCGTCGAGCGGCCTCGACCCCGTGGCACGGCGCGAACTCGCCGACACCATCCGGGAGTTCGTCCTCGACCCCGGCCACACGGTGCTGTTCTCGACGCACATCACCGAGGAGCTCGACGACCTCGCCGACCACCTCGTGGTGCTCGCCGGTGGGACGGTCGCGTACGAGGGTGCCGTCGACGAATTGCACGAACGCTTCGCCGTCGTGCGCGGTGCCGGTCCGTTCCCCGAGGTGGCACGGCCGTCGACGATCGGCGTGCGGCACGACGCCAGCGGTCGGTGGGAGGGACTCATCCGCTCCGACGACACGGCCTGGTTCGGGCCGGACGTCGTCATCGACCAGGCCACCACCGACGACGTGGTCGTGCACCTCGCCGAAGGCACCCGTTCCACCAGGAAGGAGATCACCGCATGA
- a CDS encoding GntR family transcriptional regulator, protein MRIILSSTSSVPMYEQIKTQVRNAVHAGELAEGALLPSLRQLALELRVSVITVTRAYNDLVAEGLVRNEHGRGFVVRAVDAGAAGSALAARVDGATDELVQAARAARMTIDDIRRKVEDAWNRH, encoded by the coding sequence TTGCGGATCATCCTCTCGAGCACCAGTTCGGTGCCGATGTACGAACAGATCAAGACCCAGGTCCGCAACGCGGTGCACGCCGGGGAGCTCGCCGAGGGTGCGCTCCTGCCGTCGCTCCGCCAGCTCGCCCTCGAACTGCGGGTCAGCGTCATCACCGTGACGCGCGCCTACAACGACCTCGTGGCCGAGGGGCTCGTCCGGAACGAGCACGGCCGCGGCTTCGTGGTCCGAGCCGTGGACGCCGGGGCCGCGGGGTCCGCTCTGGCCGCACGGGTCGACGGCGCGACCGACGAACTCGTCCAGGCGGCCCGCGCAGCACGCATGACCATCGACGACATCCGACGGAAGGTCGAAGACGCATGGAACCGACACTGA
- a CDS encoding phosphatase PAP2 family protein — MTDATTTVFGRDVRTWSTRPGERLARAHRKVAQRVGGRAASTLGLVAGGVVVAMSTAAAIAVYDDVTGRSGVQRLDGPALRLAKRLRSPSVNTAAGSIAYGFGPVGMPLLTLGTGAVLALRSRTATPLAFVAAAGGGSLTMTLLGKRIVHRNRPPRREAAPPYEHSPSFPSGHTINAASVGAVVAYLLMLQQRRRGNEVALATAAGTTIAAVGASRVLLGAHWFTDVVMGWTTGLGWATAVITAHRLHLSLSEDQAGDAGQAD, encoded by the coding sequence GTGACCGATGCGACGACGACGGTGTTCGGGCGAGACGTACGGACTTGGTCGACCCGACCGGGCGAACGGCTCGCCCGCGCGCACCGGAAGGTCGCACAACGGGTCGGCGGGCGCGCGGCGTCCACGCTCGGGCTCGTCGCCGGAGGCGTCGTCGTCGCGATGAGCACCGCCGCCGCGATCGCCGTCTACGACGACGTGACCGGTCGGTCAGGGGTGCAGCGACTCGACGGTCCGGCGCTCCGACTCGCGAAGCGCCTCCGCTCACCGTCGGTCAACACCGCCGCCGGCTCGATCGCGTACGGGTTCGGACCGGTCGGCATGCCACTGCTCACGCTCGGGACCGGCGCCGTGTTGGCGCTGCGGTCCCGTACAGCCACACCGCTCGCGTTCGTCGCGGCTGCCGGCGGTGGCTCCCTGACGATGACGCTGCTCGGGAAGCGGATCGTCCACCGCAACCGGCCGCCCCGTCGTGAAGCGGCGCCGCCGTACGAACACTCGCCGTCGTTCCCGTCCGGACACACCATCAACGCGGCCTCGGTGGGCGCGGTCGTCGCGTACCTGCTCATGCTGCAGCAGCGGCGGCGAGGGAACGAGGTCGCCCTCGCCACCGCCGCCGGAACGACCATCGCCGCAGTGGGAGCGTCCCGGGTCCTGCTCGGCGCGCACTGGTTCACCGACGTCGTGATGGGGTGGACCACCGGGCTCGGCTGGGCGACCGCGGTCATCACCGCGCACCGACTCCACCTGTCGCTCTCCGAGGACCAGGCGGGCGACGCGGGCCAGGCCGACTGA